From Micromonospora nigra, one genomic window encodes:
- a CDS encoding TetR/AcrR family transcriptional regulator, which produces MSGADEPAAGWDGDAVVATARQLAETEGWAAVTARRLAEHAEVDLGALYRRFADREAVVAAVAVGGFADLAAALVAARSAADGEHRAWSAVMAAYLDFAYANPEVYDAMFAHTPDLTLGAERVPETIAATSDELRAALAPLCAGRDADTLAELGWSLLHGLVMLTRGGRLRPEAQEQRERMLGERLFGPP; this is translated from the coding sequence GTGTCCGGAGCAGACGAACCGGCCGCCGGGTGGGACGGGGACGCGGTCGTCGCCACCGCCCGGCAGTTGGCCGAGACCGAGGGCTGGGCGGCGGTGACCGCCCGACGGCTTGCCGAGCACGCCGAGGTCGACCTCGGTGCCCTCTACCGGCGGTTCGCCGACCGGGAGGCGGTGGTCGCGGCGGTCGCGGTGGGCGGCTTCGCCGATCTGGCCGCCGCACTGGTGGCCGCCCGGTCGGCCGCCGACGGGGAGCACCGGGCCTGGTCCGCGGTGATGGCGGCATACCTCGACTTCGCGTACGCCAACCCCGAGGTGTACGACGCCATGTTCGCCCACACTCCCGACCTGACCCTTGGCGCGGAGCGGGTCCCCGAGACGATCGCGGCCACCTCCGACGAACTGCGGGCGGCCCTGGCCCCCCTGTGCGCCGGGCGGGACGCCGACACCCTGGCCGAGCTGGGCTGGAGCCTGCTGCACGGGCTGGTGATGCTGACCCGCGGCGGACGGCTGCGCCCGGAGGCGCAGGAGCAGCGGGAACGGATGCTCGGGGAGCGACTGTTCGGCCCGCCGTGA
- a CDS encoding DUF3618 domain-containing protein, protein MSNDPDRIRRDIETTRAELSDDVDAIAYKANPRRIASDQATRARGRVSHAVDKVMGTARHTKDSTVYQSSAAAHRVSDAAHHGVEQATGAAHEASDTVSGMAHRGANAVTGAAHQASDAVSAAGHRAQALAEASRERAQGNPLAAGLIAFGAGLLAASLIPPSRKERDLAERAQHQLKEHSGQVKQQAANVMHQVQDNLREPAQQASEALRSTAAESAAAIRDTGREQAGQVRDDARDAPRRV, encoded by the coding sequence ATGTCGAACGATCCGGACAGGATCCGGCGCGATATCGAGACCACCAGAGCCGAGCTGAGCGACGACGTCGACGCCATCGCCTACAAGGCCAACCCGCGCCGCATCGCCTCGGACCAGGCGACCCGCGCCCGCGGCCGGGTGAGCCATGCCGTCGACAAGGTCATGGGCACCGCCAGACACACGAAGGACAGCACCGTCTATCAAAGCTCCGCGGCCGCGCACCGGGTCTCCGATGCGGCCCACCATGGTGTGGAGCAAGCGACAGGTGCGGCACACGAGGCCTCGGACACGGTTTCCGGCATGGCACATCGTGGTGCGAACGCCGTCACGGGTGCGGCACACCAGGCGTCGGACGCGGTGTCCGCCGCAGGGCACCGTGCCCAGGCACTGGCTGAGGCATCCCGTGAGCGAGCCCAGGGCAATCCGCTTGCCGCGGGCCTCATCGCCTTCGGAGCCGGTCTGCTCGCCGCCTCGCTCATCCCGCCGAGCAGGAAGGAACGCGATCTCGCCGAACGGGCACAACACCAGCTGAAGGAGCACTCCGGCCAGGTCAAGCAACAGGCCGCCAATGTGATGCACCAGGTGCAGGACAACCTCCGCGAGCCCGCGCAGCAGGCGTCAGAAGCGCTGCGGTCCACCGCCGCAGAGAGCGCCGCAGCGATACGCGACACCGGCAGGGAGCAAGCCGGTCAGGTCCGGGATGACGCCCGAGACGCACCGCGAAGGGTGTAG
- a CDS encoding phage holin family protein — MSTSPASAPGGPDKTQASFGELLSDASRNFSLLMRQEVDLAKAELRVEARTAGTAAGLFAAAAIAALLTLLFVSHALWWGLSNVMDQGWAALIVAVLWAVVCGVLASRARTQMREVDVLTRTRETARDIPDAVRGR, encoded by the coding sequence GTGAGCACCTCACCCGCCAGCGCCCCCGGCGGCCCGGACAAGACCCAGGCCTCCTTCGGTGAACTGCTCTCCGACGCCAGTCGCAACTTCTCGCTGCTCATGCGGCAGGAGGTCGACCTGGCGAAGGCCGAACTGCGTGTGGAAGCACGCACCGCCGGTACTGCGGCGGGCCTGTTCGCCGCCGCCGCGATCGCGGCGCTGCTCACCCTGCTGTTCGTGTCGCATGCGCTGTGGTGGGGCCTGTCCAACGTGATGGACCAGGGGTGGGCGGCGTTGATCGTGGCCGTCCTGTGGGCCGTGGTCTGCGGCGTGCTCGCCTCGCGAGCCCGCACGCAGATGCGCGAGGTCGACGTGCTGACGCGCACCAGAGAGACGGCGCGCGACATACCGGACGCGGTCAGGGGCCGCTGA
- a CDS encoding DUF4386 domain-containing protein, translating into MTAPRTLARIAGALYLVVAVFTIFAGLVNTRIVEPGNAAVTADNIATSATLFRIGLVSELLGATAFLSTAVALYLLLKHVNQLVAAVMVTFVAVSVAIQSLNLLNQQAALTIVTGQGYADAFGPAAADQLAVLFADLQHDGFLIAQTYFGLWLLPLGYLVVRSGYFPAVLGGLLVIGCLGHLVDVFARLLAPDFGAAISPFAMTLPAVAELAFIAWLLVKAVRIPELDTRTPAAAH; encoded by the coding sequence GTGACCGCCCCGAGGACACTCGCGAGGATCGCGGGGGCCCTGTACCTGGTCGTCGCCGTGTTCACCATCTTCGCCGGGCTGGTGAACACCCGCATCGTCGAGCCAGGGAACGCGGCGGTCACGGCCGACAACATCGCCACCTCGGCCACCCTGTTCCGCATCGGTCTCGTCAGCGAGTTGCTGGGGGCCACGGCCTTCCTGTCGACCGCCGTGGCCCTGTATCTCCTGCTCAAACATGTCAACCAGCTGGTGGCTGCCGTGATGGTCACCTTCGTGGCGGTCAGCGTGGCGATCCAGAGCCTGAACCTGCTCAACCAGCAGGCGGCCCTGACGATCGTCACCGGCCAGGGCTACGCGGACGCCTTCGGTCCGGCAGCCGCCGACCAGTTGGCGGTGCTGTTCGCCGACCTGCAGCACGACGGGTTCCTCATCGCCCAGACGTACTTCGGCCTGTGGCTGCTCCCGCTGGGCTACCTGGTCGTCAGGTCGGGCTACTTTCCCGCCGTGTTGGGCGGCCTGCTGGTGATCGGATGCCTCGGTCACCTCGTGGACGTGTTCGCGCGACTGCTCGCCCCCGACTTCGGCGCCGCCATCTCACCGTTCGCGATGACCCTCCCGGCGGTCGCGGAACTGGCGTTCATCGCGTGGCTGCTGGTCAAGGCCGTGCGGATTCCCGAACTCGACACGCGGACTCCGGCCGCCGCCCACTGA
- a CDS encoding NAD(P)-dependent oxidoreductase, with translation MERNGVDEVGKPGTGKRVCIVGASGKLGRYMVQHALDRGYDVVGVCREQSVHKLAGYEGRITVVPGPTDAPAVIARAVNGCDAVLTVLVPWGVKRYASGTAQAVLDHARPGARLVFSCGWHITRDGKDVYTRTFRVSVAVFGRLAKLARFVDVDDQVEACRRIFASNTNWTVVRGSDLVESESQGLPVWSRHVGDPVLASNLTPRVDYARFMVEAVENDALVREAPAIVGRLTPSALAHAGGPA, from the coding sequence GTGGAACGGAACGGTGTGGACGAGGTCGGAAAGCCGGGCACGGGGAAGCGGGTGTGCATCGTCGGTGCGTCCGGGAAGCTGGGGCGTTACATGGTGCAGCACGCCCTGGACCGGGGGTACGACGTTGTCGGTGTGTGCCGGGAGCAGAGCGTGCACAAGCTCGCCGGGTACGAGGGACGGATCACGGTGGTTCCCGGACCGACCGACGCCCCTGCGGTCATCGCGCGGGCGGTGAACGGGTGCGACGCCGTGCTCACCGTGCTGGTGCCGTGGGGGGTGAAGCGGTACGCCTCCGGCACCGCCCAGGCTGTGCTCGACCACGCCCGTCCGGGCGCCCGTCTGGTGTTCTCCTGCGGCTGGCACATCACCCGCGACGGGAAGGACGTGTACACCCGCACGTTCAGGGTCTCCGTGGCGGTGTTCGGGCGGCTGGCCAAGCTGGCCCGGTTCGTGGATGTGGACGACCAGGTGGAGGCGTGCCGAAGGATCTTCGCCAGCAACACCAACTGGACGGTCGTTCGTGGCAGCGACCTGGTGGAGAGCGAGAGTCAGGGCCTGCCGGTGTGGAGCCGGCACGTGGGTGACCCCGTCCTCGCGAGCAATCTGACCCCGCGGGTGGACTACGCCCGCTTCATGGTCGAGGCGGTCGAGAACGACGCCCTCGTCCGGGAGGCCCCGGCGATCGTCGGCCGGCTGACCCCGTCGGCCCTCGCGCACGCCGGTGGTCCGGCGTGA
- a CDS encoding TetR/AcrR family transcriptional regulator: protein MATEPAGTPAPRRNSLSKEMVLRAAVALADEAGTGAPSMRKLAERLGVEAMSLYHHFRNKDLILDGMVDLVFSEIELPSDDVEWRIAMRRRAVSTRGTLRRHPWAISLMDSRANPGQATLRHHDAVIGCLRSGGFSIAGAAHAVSVLDSYIYGFTLQELSLPFTSTDGVEDVAGSILERMPRDELPHLTEMIVHRALKPGYTYTAEFEVGLDLILDGLHRQRETWR from the coding sequence GTGGCCACGGAGCCAGCCGGCACGCCTGCGCCCCGGCGCAACTCGCTGAGTAAGGAGATGGTGCTGCGCGCAGCGGTCGCGCTGGCGGACGAGGCCGGCACCGGTGCGCCGAGCATGCGGAAGCTCGCCGAGCGGCTCGGCGTCGAGGCCATGTCGCTGTACCACCACTTCCGCAACAAGGACCTGATCCTCGACGGCATGGTCGACCTCGTCTTCAGCGAGATCGAGCTCCCGTCGGACGACGTCGAGTGGCGGATCGCGATGCGACGCCGGGCAGTATCGACGCGCGGTACGCTGCGCCGGCACCCGTGGGCGATCAGCCTGATGGACTCCCGGGCCAACCCCGGCCAGGCGACGCTGCGCCACCACGACGCGGTGATCGGCTGCCTACGGTCGGGCGGCTTCTCCATCGCCGGCGCGGCACACGCCGTCTCGGTGCTGGACAGCTACATCTACGGGTTCACGCTGCAGGAGCTCAGCCTGCCCTTCACGTCGACCGACGGCGTGGAGGACGTGGCGGGCTCGATTCTCGAGCGGATGCCCCGCGACGAACTCCCGCACCTCACCGAGATGATCGTCCATCGCGCCCTGAAGCCTGGTTACACGTACACGGCGGAGTTCGAGGTCGGGCTCGACCTGATCCTCGATGGACTGCATCGACAGCGCGAAACGTGGCGGTGA
- a CDS encoding CDP-alcohol phosphatidyltransferase family protein — MPTVRTGPVVGLIVQVVLLAVLATTVGLGVAGWLAGLGYGIVLCALLSRGLRRSGAGSLGPADRVTLGRAILVGCVTALAADSFDQSAPIALMVTLTAVALALDAVDGYTARRTGTSSELGARFDMEIDSFLVLVLCVHVAQSAGSWVLAIGAMRYAFVAASWVLPWMRGSLPGRYWRKVVAAVQGVMLTVAMAGVLPGPLAVAVLVLALALLVESFGRDVRWLWATRRTSAGAAAPARPTGVEIPIHPSVHPSIDVTGELVMEAPVGWRDQPRITVARDGGVRV; from the coding sequence ATGCCCACGGTTCGCACTGGTCCGGTCGTCGGACTGATCGTGCAGGTCGTCCTGTTGGCGGTGCTCGCCACAACGGTGGGCCTCGGGGTGGCGGGTTGGTTGGCGGGCCTGGGGTACGGAATCGTCCTGTGCGCCCTGCTCAGCCGGGGCCTGCGTCGTTCGGGTGCGGGGAGTCTCGGCCCGGCCGACCGGGTGACTTTGGGCCGGGCGATCCTCGTCGGGTGCGTGACGGCCCTGGCGGCGGACTCGTTCGACCAGTCGGCGCCGATCGCGTTGATGGTGACGCTCACCGCCGTGGCGCTGGCGCTCGACGCGGTGGACGGCTACACGGCCCGCCGCACCGGAACCTCCAGCGAGTTGGGCGCACGCTTCGACATGGAGATCGACTCCTTCCTCGTGCTGGTGCTCTGTGTCCACGTGGCACAGTCGGCGGGGAGCTGGGTGCTGGCGATCGGCGCGATGCGGTACGCCTTCGTCGCCGCCAGCTGGGTGCTGCCGTGGATGCGTGGCTCGTTGCCGGGGCGCTACTGGCGTAAGGTCGTCGCGGCGGTCCAGGGGGTCATGTTGACGGTGGCGATGGCCGGGGTGCTGCCCGGTCCGCTGGCGGTCGCCGTGCTGGTGCTGGCGCTGGCGCTGCTCGTCGAGTCGTTCGGCCGCGATGTCCGCTGGCTGTGGGCGACGCGCCGCACGTCGGCCGGTGCCGCCGCGCCGGCCCGTCCGACCGGGGTGGAGATCCCGATTCACCCGAGCGTGCACCCGAGCATCGACGTCACCGGCGAGCTGGTCATGGAGGCACCGGTGGGGTGGCGCGACCAGCCGAGGATCACCGTGGCCCGGGACGGCGGCGTCCGGGTCTGA
- a CDS encoding sulfatase, which translates to MSLTTRVRRLPAQARRLVRDTPPADRDLDRTPDGAEGDDPGGRTWRRVRSRLATLLAALLVLLALTAPYDFGRLSPAAFVRIPLEALLLLALLLALPPAARRATAALAGVALGLLGLLKLLDLGFSASLGRAFDLVLDWALLDEAFGFVDESYGRSAAIGSAVALALVAGVLPVLVTVSVLRLSRLVVRHHTGTTRAVAALVVVWVACAAFGVQVAPGVPVADTSATTLVNGHGFQVRLRLEDRRTFATTVDADPFRDTPGDQLLTALRGKDVVVAFVESYGRDAVEDPEFAPQIGALLDAGTDRLSAAGYSAQSGFLTSPTIGGGSWLAHATLLSGLWIDNDQRHRTLLASDRMTLGGAFRRANWQTVGVMPAVTRAWPEGSFYGYDRFYDARTLAYQGPEFSFGTMPDQYTLSSWRRLEQALPAGPPVMTELALVSSHSPWTPVPPLLDWADLGDGGIFHDHAGNATDEKRRSAGRIKADYRRSVEYTLSTLISYVETYGDDDLVFVFLGDHQPAPVVTGQNASHDVPITIITRDRAVLDRISGWGWQDGLKPGPQAPVWRMDAFRDRFLTAFGPR; encoded by the coding sequence TTGTCGCTCACGACGCGGGTGCGCCGGCTACCGGCCCAGGCACGGAGGCTGGTGCGGGACACCCCGCCGGCCGACCGAGACCTCGACCGGACGCCGGATGGAGCCGAGGGTGACGATCCCGGCGGGAGGACCTGGCGTCGCGTCCGGAGCCGGCTGGCGACCCTGCTGGCCGCGTTGCTCGTGCTGCTCGCGCTCACCGCGCCGTACGACTTCGGTCGTCTCTCGCCGGCCGCCTTCGTGCGGATACCCCTGGAGGCGCTGCTGCTCCTCGCGCTGCTCCTCGCGCTGCCCCCGGCCGCCAGGCGGGCGACGGCGGCGCTCGCCGGTGTGGCCCTCGGCCTGTTGGGCCTGCTCAAGCTACTCGACCTGGGGTTCTCCGCATCGCTCGGCCGGGCGTTCGACCTGGTGCTCGACTGGGCGCTGCTCGACGAGGCGTTCGGTTTCGTCGACGAGTCCTACGGCCGCTCCGCCGCGATCGGCAGCGCGGTCGCGCTGGCGCTGGTCGCCGGCGTACTACCCGTTCTGGTCACGGTGTCGGTGCTGCGGCTGAGCCGCCTGGTCGTCCGGCACCACACCGGCACCACCCGGGCCGTCGCGGCGCTGGTGGTCGTCTGGGTGGCGTGCGCCGCTTTCGGCGTCCAGGTGGCTCCGGGCGTGCCGGTCGCCGACACCTCGGCGACCACCCTGGTCAACGGGCACGGCTTCCAGGTGCGGCTGCGCCTGGAAGACCGCAGGACGTTCGCCACCACGGTCGACGCCGACCCGTTCCGGGACACACCGGGCGACCAACTGCTCACGGCGCTGCGCGGCAAGGACGTGGTCGTCGCCTTCGTGGAGAGCTACGGCCGGGACGCCGTCGAGGATCCGGAGTTCGCTCCGCAGATCGGTGCGCTCCTCGACGCCGGAACCGACCGGCTGAGCGCGGCAGGCTACTCGGCGCAGAGTGGCTTCCTCACCTCACCGACGATCGGCGGTGGCAGCTGGTTGGCCCATGCCACGCTGCTCTCCGGCCTGTGGATCGACAACGACCAGCGCCACCGCACCCTGCTGGCGAGCGACCGGATGACCCTGGGCGGTGCCTTCCGGCGGGCGAACTGGCAGACCGTGGGCGTGATGCCGGCGGTCACCAGGGCATGGCCGGAGGGCTCCTTCTACGGCTACGACCGGTTCTACGACGCCAGGACGCTCGCCTACCAGGGCCCGGAGTTCAGCTTCGGCACGATGCCCGACCAGTACACCCTGTCCAGCTGGCGGCGCCTTGAGCAGGCGCTACCGGCAGGCCCTCCCGTGATGACCGAACTCGCGCTCGTGTCGAGCCACTCCCCCTGGACACCCGTGCCGCCGCTGCTCGACTGGGCCGATCTCGGTGACGGCGGGATCTTCCACGATCACGCCGGGAACGCGACGGACGAGAAGCGCCGCAGCGCCGGCCGGATCAAGGCGGACTACCGGCGGTCCGTCGAGTACACGCTGAGCACGCTCATCTCCTACGTCGAGACCTACGGCGACGACGACCTCGTGTTCGTCTTCCTCGGCGACCACCAGCCGGCCCCGGTCGTCACCGGCCAGAACGCCAGCCACGACGTGCCGATCACGATCATCACCCGGGACCGGGCGGTGCTGGACCGGATCTCCGGTTGGGGCTGGCAGGACGGGCTGAAGCCCGGCCCGCAGGCCCCGGTCTGGCGCATGGACGCCTTCCGGGACCGGTTCCTGACCGCCTTCGGCCCGCGATAG
- a CDS encoding FkbM family methyltransferase gives MTDTVAARIAALQDDPATASLRRSLDVYYGDPERDARMDAFYARLVAPGDLVFDIGSHVGDHVGSFRRLGARVVAVEPQPLCLRALRAIYAGDDQVTLVEAACGAVAGSVRFHVNSANPTVSTASSHFVRAAVGAGGWEGEVWDSEIEVPVVTVDALVEQYGVPAFAKIDVEGFEDAVLAGLSRPLPALSFEFTTIAREVALRCLDRLTALGFDGFDVALGDDKSMTFESWVPAHEMAAHLVTLPHEANSGDVYCVSRSGSDRSGGGAG, from the coding sequence ATGACGGACACCGTCGCCGCCAGGATCGCGGCGCTCCAGGACGATCCTGCCACCGCGTCCCTGCGCCGGTCGCTCGACGTGTACTACGGCGACCCGGAACGCGACGCGCGGATGGACGCGTTCTACGCCCGCCTGGTCGCGCCCGGGGATCTCGTCTTCGACATCGGTTCCCACGTGGGTGACCACGTCGGCAGCTTCCGCCGGCTCGGAGCGCGGGTCGTGGCCGTGGAGCCGCAGCCGCTCTGCCTGCGCGCCCTGCGCGCGATCTACGCCGGAGACGACCAGGTGACGCTGGTCGAGGCAGCCTGCGGCGCGGTCGCCGGGAGCGTACGGTTCCATGTCAACTCCGCCAATCCGACCGTGTCGACCGCGTCCTCCCACTTCGTGCGGGCTGCCGTCGGCGCGGGCGGCTGGGAGGGCGAGGTGTGGGACTCGGAGATCGAGGTCCCGGTCGTGACCGTCGACGCGCTGGTGGAGCAGTACGGGGTGCCGGCCTTCGCGAAGATCGACGTGGAGGGTTTCGAGGACGCGGTGCTGGCCGGACTGAGCCGTCCGCTGCCCGCCCTCTCGTTCGAGTTCACCACGATCGCGCGCGAGGTCGCGCTGCGGTGTCTCGACCGACTGACCGCGCTCGGCTTCGACGGGTTCGACGTCGCGCTGGGCGACGACAAGTCGATGACGTTCGAGTCCTGGGTGCCCGCACACGAGATGGCGGCCCACCTGGTCACGCTGCCCCACGAGGCCAACTCCGGTGACGTGTACTGCGTGTCCCGGAGCGGTTCGGACCGCTCCGGGGGCGGCGCAGGGTGA
- a CDS encoding MGH1-like glycoside hydrolase domain-containing protein, with protein MAAVVKYPGGVEDVHVITDGSPTDPTPDAERLRLAQADAGEQDWRAWGPYLSERAWGTVREDYSEHGTAWDYFPHDHARSRAYRWSEDGMAGVCDDRQTFCFALALWNGRDPILKERMFGLGGDGGNHGEDAKDYWWYEDSTPTHSWMRWRYHYPQAAFPYDELVGVNGLRGRDDTEYELVDTGIFDDDRYWAVTVDYAKAGPTDMCIVVTVANRGADTERLHVLPHLWFRNTWAWGLPGGDRVPRLVGEGARLVGEHWVLGQVVLDGDGDPTPLLCDNDTNAERLWGLPGRSAHPKDGINDHVVNGADTVNPAGEGTKGALHYVFDVPAGGQRQIRLRLTRTAPPPGGGDVPPADLGDGFEAVVWARRAEANRFFAGVIPEAAGPDEALVARQAIAGLMWGKQFYHFDVKRWLEGDPGSTPPPAGRRHGRNSAWWHMTSFDVISMPDPWEYPWYAAWDLAFHCVSLARVDPTFAKEQLLLLLREWYLHPNGQIPAYEWAFGDVNPPVHAWAALKVFEIDGSQDHEFLARIMHKLMMNFTWWVNRKDTGGNNVFEGGFLGLDNVGPFDRSAALPVAGVLEQSDGTGWMAMYALNLLDIAIVLAEHDRTWVDTATKFFEHFAYIAAAAYSQGLWDAEDAFFYDVLRLADGSKVPLKVRSVVGLLPLAAVTRLTARTLHLLPELGARLRWFLTNRPEYADVIGVRRIGPDGRQQRLLSMVGPEQVVRLLARMLDTDEFLSEYGLRTLSRAHLDKPFAVTLGGQEFAVGYEPAESTSGLFGGNSNWRGPIWMPTNFLLISALRDYAAFYGDDLQIEYPTRSGVKRTLDEIADDLSARLISLFTRDGWGRRPIYGAAQLFQTHPDWRDLIAFPEYFHGDNGAGLGAWHQTGWTALVADLILTMRR; from the coding sequence ATGGCCGCTGTGGTGAAGTACCCCGGCGGCGTCGAAGATGTCCACGTGATCACTGACGGCTCGCCCACCGACCCGACTCCCGACGCCGAGCGGCTCCGGCTCGCCCAGGCCGACGCCGGGGAGCAGGACTGGCGCGCATGGGGTCCCTATCTGTCCGAGCGGGCGTGGGGGACGGTGCGGGAGGACTACAGCGAACACGGCACGGCGTGGGACTACTTCCCCCACGACCACGCGCGGTCCCGAGCCTACCGGTGGTCCGAGGACGGCATGGCGGGCGTCTGTGACGACCGGCAGACCTTCTGCTTCGCCCTCGCGCTGTGGAACGGGCGCGATCCCATCCTCAAGGAGCGGATGTTCGGCCTCGGCGGCGACGGCGGCAACCACGGCGAGGACGCCAAGGACTACTGGTGGTACGAGGACTCCACGCCCACCCACTCGTGGATGCGCTGGCGCTACCACTACCCGCAGGCCGCCTTCCCGTACGACGAACTCGTCGGTGTCAACGGCCTGCGGGGCCGGGACGACACCGAGTACGAGCTGGTCGACACCGGCATCTTCGACGACGACCGGTACTGGGCGGTGACCGTCGACTACGCCAAGGCCGGCCCGACCGACATGTGCATCGTGGTCACCGTCGCCAACCGGGGCGCGGACACCGAGCGGCTGCACGTGCTGCCGCACCTGTGGTTCCGCAACACGTGGGCGTGGGGGCTGCCCGGGGGTGACCGGGTGCCCCGGCTGGTCGGCGAGGGCGCCCGGCTTGTCGGTGAGCACTGGGTGCTCGGGCAGGTCGTGCTCGACGGCGACGGCGACCCGACGCCGCTGCTGTGCGACAACGACACGAACGCCGAGCGGCTGTGGGGGCTGCCGGGCCGCTCGGCTCACCCGAAGGACGGCATCAACGACCACGTCGTGAACGGCGCCGACACGGTCAACCCGGCGGGGGAGGGCACCAAGGGTGCGCTGCACTACGTGTTCGACGTGCCGGCGGGCGGGCAGCGGCAGATCCGGCTGCGGCTGACGCGGACCGCGCCGCCCCCCGGCGGTGGCGACGTGCCGCCGGCGGATCTCGGCGACGGCTTCGAGGCGGTGGTGTGGGCCCGCCGCGCGGAGGCCAACCGGTTCTTCGCCGGGGTGATCCCCGAGGCGGCCGGCCCTGACGAGGCCCTCGTCGCCCGGCAGGCCATCGCCGGGCTGATGTGGGGCAAGCAGTTCTACCACTTCGACGTCAAGCGGTGGCTGGAAGGTGATCCCGGCTCCACCCCGCCGCCCGCCGGCCGGCGGCACGGACGCAACAGCGCCTGGTGGCACATGACCAGCTTCGACGTGATCTCCATGCCGGACCCGTGGGAGTATCCCTGGTACGCGGCCTGGGACCTGGCCTTCCACTGCGTCAGCCTCGCGCGGGTCGATCCGACCTTCGCCAAGGAGCAGCTGCTGCTCCTGCTCCGCGAGTGGTATCTGCACCCCAACGGGCAGATCCCGGCGTACGAGTGGGCGTTCGGCGACGTGAACCCGCCGGTGCACGCCTGGGCGGCGCTGAAGGTGTTCGAGATCGACGGCAGCCAGGACCACGAGTTCCTGGCCCGGATCATGCACAAGCTGATGATGAACTTCACCTGGTGGGTCAACCGCAAGGACACCGGCGGCAACAACGTCTTCGAGGGCGGCTTCCTCGGGCTGGACAACGTGGGCCCGTTCGACCGGTCGGCGGCCCTGCCCGTGGCCGGGGTGCTGGAGCAGTCCGACGGCACCGGCTGGATGGCCATGTACGCGCTCAACCTGCTGGACATCGCGATCGTGCTGGCCGAGCACGACCGCACCTGGGTGGACACCGCGACGAAGTTCTTCGAGCACTTCGCGTACATCGCCGCCGCCGCGTACTCCCAGGGCCTGTGGGACGCCGAGGACGCCTTCTTCTACGACGTGCTGCGGCTGGCCGACGGCAGCAAGGTGCCGCTGAAGGTCCGCTCGGTGGTGGGGCTGCTGCCGCTGGCCGCGGTCACCCGGCTCACGGCGCGGACGCTGCACCTGCTGCCGGAACTGGGTGCCCGGCTGCGCTGGTTCCTGACCAACCGTCCCGAGTACGCCGACGTGATCGGGGTGCGCCGCATCGGCCCGGACGGGCGGCAGCAGCGCCTGCTGTCCATGGTCGGCCCCGAGCAGGTGGTCCGGCTGCTGGCCCGGATGCTCGACACCGACGAGTTCCTCTCCGAGTACGGGTTGCGCACCCTGTCGCGGGCTCACCTGGACAAGCCGTTCGCGGTGACCCTGGGCGGGCAGGAGTTCGCGGTCGGGTACGAGCCGGCCGAGTCGACCAGCGGCCTGTTCGGGGGCAACTCCAACTGGCGCGGCCCGATCTGGATGCCGACCAACTTCCTGCTGATCAGCGCGCTGCGTGACTACGCGGCCTTCTACGGCGACGACCTCCAGATCGAGTACCCGACCCGCTCGGGGGTGAAGCGGACCCTCGACGAGATCGCCGACGACCTGTCCGCCCGGCTGATCTCGCTGTTCACCCGCGACGGCTGGGGTCGCCGGCCGATCTACGGGGCGGCGCAGCTGTTCCAGACCCACCCGGACTGGCGGGACCTGATCGCGTTTCCGGAGTACTTCCACGGCGACAACGGCGCGGGGCTGGGCGCCTGGCACCAGACCGGCTGGACGGCGCTGGTCGCCGACCTCATCCTCACCATGCGCCGCTGA